One segment of Solanum stenotomum isolate F172 chromosome 1, ASM1918654v1, whole genome shotgun sequence DNA contains the following:
- the LOC125849427 gene encoding uncharacterized protein LOC125849427, producing the protein MNTRGRPARRVGEEDVNEEVPPQVVQNGQGVQCNQVPIGEQENEVPVVPPDMTNEEIRSAFLILARAMAAQATRDMGPRVNANEGTMASKLRDFVRMNPPVFLGSKVGEDPQEFLDEVYKVVSAMGVTSREKAELASYQLKDVAQIWFTQWKANRPVGADPIEWEEFKEAFLGRYFPREMRECKVEEFINLRQGNMSVQEYSLRFTQLSKYAPSLVSNPRDEMSRFVTGVSDLVKEECHTAMLHNDMNISRLIVYAQSIEESKLKRMNRNVKRGRSDEQSQPRFKKRAQDQDFSSAPKVNQDKGGGSQFSKPTCTTCGKRHYGKCLAGTNGCYGCGKNDHKVKDCPTFTARGREAKQASKDGTVPIPPNYGRFYALQASKDKEANPNEGAGSGK; encoded by the exons atgaatacaagaggGAGACCCGCAAGGAGAGTAGGAGAAGAGGATGTGAATGAGGAAGTTCCTCCCCAAGTTGTGCAAAATGGTCAAGGTGTGCAATGCAATCAAGTTCCTATAGGTGAGCAAGAGAATGAGGTTCCGGTGGTTCCCCCGGATATGaccaatgaagagattaggtcgGCTTTCTTAATCTTGGCCCGAGCCATGGCGGCTCAAGCGACTAGAGAtatggggcctagggtgaatgctaatgagggtactatggcttctaagttgagagactttgtgaggatgaatcctccggtgTTTCTAGGTTctaaggtgggagaggatccccaagaatttttggatgaagtgtataaggtagtgagtgctatgggggtgacttcaaGAGAAAAGGCGGAGCTTGCctcctatcaattgaaagatgttgcccaaatttggttcactcaatggaaggcTAATAGGCCGGTGGGAGCGgatcctatagaatgggaggagtttaaggaagctttccttggtaggtactttccccgtgagatgagggagtgtaaggttgaggagtttatcaatcttcggcaaggtaatatgagtgtgcaagagtattccttgaggtttacccaattgtctaagtatgccccatctttggtgtcaaaccctagggatgagatgagtaggtttgtgacCGGCGTATCCGACCTAGTCAAGGAAGAGTGCCATACGGCAATGCTCCATAatgacatgaacatttctaggctcatagtgtatgctcaatccattgaggagtccaaacttaagaggatgAATAGGAATGTGAAGAGGGGTAGATCCGATGAGCAAagtcaacctaggttcaagaagagggcTCAAGATCAAGATTTttcaagtgctcctaaggttaACCAAGATAAAGGTGGTGGATCTCAATTTTCTAAACCTACTTGCACCACTTGTGGCAAGAGGCActatgggaagtgcctagccggtactaatggatgctatggttgtgggaagAATGATCACAAGGTGAAAGATTGTCCTACTTTTACGGCTAGAGGAAGGGAGGCAAAGCAAGCTTCTAAAGATGGAACGGTTCCTATTCCTCCAAATTATGGtcgtttctatgctctccaagctagCAAGGACAAGGAAGCTAATCCGAATGAAGGCGCCG gttccggcaagtga